From Sphingobium sp. B2D3C:
TCTCTATCTCCACGATGAGCGGCTTCATGTCGCCGCGAGCCATGCCCTGCCGCTCGGGCGCTGGCTGAATGTCGGTCTGGTCGTAAGCGGCCCAAGTAACGGATTTCCCGAAGTAGAGGCGCGCATCGGCGCGGTCTCGTTGCCGGCATATCCGACCCGGCTGCTGCTGGAGGGGTTGCGTCAGCTGCTGCGTCTGCGCGGCGCCGTGATCCCGCCGCTCGACACGGTCGTGCAGCGCTTCTCCATCCGCAATGGCGCGGTGATGGCGGCGGTGCAGTTGCCGCCCAAGACCGGCCTGCTCGATCAGTTTACTGGCGGTGACGCGGTCGACGGCGCGCAGGTGCTCGATCGCTATTGCGCGCTGGTCGCGCTGCAGGCGCGCGATCCGCAAAGCGACTTCGCCATACAGGTCCGCCGCGCTTTTCCCCCGGGCCAAGCCGCGACGGCGGAAACGAATCGCGCGGGCTTTGTGGCGCTGGCGATGCTGGTGGTCGATCCGCGCGCCGGGCAACTGGCCGGGCTGGAGCCGAGCGCCACGCGCCGCTGTCCGCCCCCCGCGACGGCAATCACGCTCCATGGCCGGGACGACCTCCCCAAGCATTGGGCGCTGTCCGCTGCGCTGGCTGCGCAGACCGGTGTGCAGTTTTCATCCGCAATGGGCGAGTGGAAGGAACTGGCGGACAGCCTGTCTGCCGCGTCGGCGTTCCAGACCGGCACCGCCTCGGGCTTCTCCTTCGTCGATCTGGCGGCGGACCGCTCTGGCTTCCAGATCGCGCAGGCCGCTGGCGATCCGCGCCGGGCGCAGGACGTGGCGCAACGCCTGGCGACCGCGACGCAGGAACGCCTGCTGCCGCCTGCCCTGCTTCAGAACGAGGAGGGGCTGAGCGATGCTGCCTTCGCCGCGCGCTACGGCAGCGTCCAAGACCCGCGCTACACGAGCATCGTTGCCGAGATCGACCGGACACTGGTGCGGGATGGATTGCTGGCACAACCTGACTGAGCAAGCCCCGGCGCGGCCTCGCAGCGAACGCCCATTTGCCTGTTGCGCAAAAGCGGCTAGGGCGTGGACCATGCTCAATACAGTTCTCGTGATGATCGGCGGCGCCATCGGCGCGGCCCTGCGCTACCAGTTGGGACGCGCGAGCCTGCGCATCATGGGGCCGGGCTATCCCTGGGGCACGCTCGCCGCCAATGTGCTGGGCGGGCTGGCCATGGGCCTCGTCGCGGGCTGGCTGGCCGCGCGCTACCAGGGCCAGCAGGGCGAGCAACTCCGGCTGCTCGTGGCAGTCGGCCTGCTCGGCGGCTTCACGACCTTCTCTGCCTTCAGCCTAGAGACGATGCTGATGATCGAGCGCGGCGAAGCGTTGAATGCGCTCGGCTATGTGCTGCTCTCTGTCGCCGCCTCCATCGGCGCGCTGGCGCTGGGGCTCACCCTCATGCGGAGTGCCACGGCATGAGCAAGACCGATCTCGCTGGCGTCCGCCAGTTCACTGTGCGTGCCGAGGATGATGGCATCCGCCTCGACCGCTGGTTCAAGCGCCACATGCCGGAAGCGAGCTTCGCCATCGTCTCGCGCTGGGCGCGCACCGGGCAATTGCGTGTCGATGGTGCTCGCGCGACAGCGGGCGACCGCATTGCCGAGGGGCAGACCTTGCGCGTGCCCCCGCTCGATGTCGCTGCGGTAAAGGAAGCCGGCAAGGCACCACGCCCGCGCCCCATCCTGACCGAGGATCAGATCAACTTTGCCGAGGGTCTGGTCATCCATCGCGACGCGCAAGCCATCGTGATCAACAAACCGCCCGGCCTTGCCACGCAGGGCGGCACCAAGACGCACGAGCATGTCGATGGACTGCTCGATGCTCTGATGTTCGAGCGGGACGACCGCCCGCGCCTCGTCCACCGGCTGGACAAGGACACCAGCGGGGCGCTGCTGCTCGCCCGCACCTCACGCAGCGCCGCACATTTCGCCAAGAGCTTCTCCTCCCGCACAGCGCGCAAGGTCTATTGGGCTATCGTGATGGGCGTGCCCTCCGTCTCGGACGGCTTCATCGATCTGCCACTCGCCAAGCAGCCGGGCACCGGCGGGGAGAAGATGCATGTCGATGAGAAGGACGGCCTGCCCGCCCGCACGCGCTACCGGGTGATCGAGCGCGCCGGCAACCGCGCCGCCTGGGTGGAGTTGCAGCCGCACACCGGCCGCACCCATCAGCTGCGTGTCCATATGGCCGAGATCGGCCACCCCATCGTGGGCGACGGCAAATATGGCGGCAAGGAGGCGTTCCTTAGCGGATCGATCAGCCGCAAGATGCACCTGCACGCCCGGCGCATTCGCATCGACCATCCCGATGGCTCCCCGCTCGATGTGAAGGCCGAGCCGCCCTTCCATTTCGCTGAAACGCTGGCGAGCCTGGGCTTTGACGTGAACGAGGGCGATCTGCCGCTGGAGATCGATCTCCAGCCGACCGCCTCCGACCGCAAGGCCGCCGACAAGCGCGCGTCGACCGCGCACGCCAAGGACATGCGCAAGGCCCGCCGCGGCGAACGCCGCTCCCGCAGCGCGCCGGACAAGCCCGAGCGCTTCAAGGGCCCACCGAAGCCGCGCGGCAAG
This genomic window contains:
- the crcB gene encoding fluoride efflux transporter CrcB, whose amino-acid sequence is MLNTVLVMIGGAIGAALRYQLGRASLRIMGPGYPWGTLAANVLGGLAMGLVAGWLAARYQGQQGEQLRLLVAVGLLGGFTTFSAFSLETMLMIERGEALNALGYVLLSVAASIGALALGLTLMRSATA
- a CDS encoding RluA family pseudouridine synthase — encoded protein: MSKTDLAGVRQFTVRAEDDGIRLDRWFKRHMPEASFAIVSRWARTGQLRVDGARATAGDRIAEGQTLRVPPLDVAAVKEAGKAPRPRPILTEDQINFAEGLVIHRDAQAIVINKPPGLATQGGTKTHEHVDGLLDALMFERDDRPRLVHRLDKDTSGALLLARTSRSAAHFAKSFSSRTARKVYWAIVMGVPSVSDGFIDLPLAKQPGTGGEKMHVDEKDGLPARTRYRVIERAGNRAAWVELQPHTGRTHQLRVHMAEIGHPIVGDGKYGGKEAFLSGSISRKMHLHARRIRIDHPDGSPLDVKAEPPFHFAETLASLGFDVNEGDLPLEIDLQPTASDRKAADKRASTAHAKDMRKARRGERRSRSAPDKPERFKGPPKPRGKGAKPAGPAARPGAKRPTGGARPRKPERD